The genomic region CGCGGGGTGAGCCGGGCCAGCTCGTCGGCGCGCCGCCGGTGGGCCAACAGGCCTGCGACGATCTCCTCGTCGAGCACGAGGCGTCCGTCGATCACCCGCCGCAGCGCGTCCTGCAGCGCGCCGACGTCGTCGACCCGGTCCTTGAGCAGGTAGCCGAGGCCGCCGCTGCCGTCGCCGAGCAGGCGCAGCGCGTAGGGCGTCTCGGCGTAGGTCGACAGGACGAGCACGGCGATCGTGCGGTGCTGGGCGCGGATCCGCTCGGCCGCGACCAGGCCCTCGTCGGTGTACGTGGGCGGCATCCGGATGTCCAGGATCACCGCGTCCGGCCGGCTGCGCCCGAGCCCCTGCAGGAGATCCTCGGCGGTGGAGGCCTGCGCCACGACCTCGGCGCCCGCGGCGGTCAGCAGCATCGCCAGCCCCTCGCGGAACAGGGTCGAGTCGTCCGCGATCGCTACCCGCACGGGTCCGTTCTCCTCGTCTCGCTGCTGGCTGGTCGGCCCGGTGCTGGTCGTCACGCTGTTGGTCGTCACGCTGTTGGTCGTCACGTTGTTGGTCGTCACGCTGTTGGTCGGCGGGACGGTGCCGGCCGAACGGTCAGCACGGGATGCTCGCCGTCAGCCGGGTTCCGCCGCCGGACGGGCTGACGATCACCAGTGCGCCGCCGAGCGCCCGGACGCGGTCGGTGAGGCCGGCCAGCCCCCCACCCTCGACCGCGGTGGCGCCGCCCTTGCCGTCGTCGCTGACGTCGATGCGCACGACGCTGCCGTCGTGGCGCACCGCGACCCGGGCCCGGCTGGCCCCGGCGTGCTTGACCGTGTTCGTGAGCGCCTCGCAGATCGTGTAGTAGGCGCCCGCCTCGAGGACCGCCTCGAACCGCGCCGCGGGCACGTCCAGCTCGACCTCCACCGGTAGCGCGGCCGTGACGACCTCCAGGGCCGGCAGCAGCCCACCCTGGCTGAGCACGGCCGGATGAATCCCCCGCGCGAGGCTGCGCAGGTCCGCGAGGGCGTGGCGCAGGTCCTCCCGGGCGGCCTCGATGGCGGAGATCGTATCGGGATCGGTGGCCTTCGTCCGGGCAAGCCCGAGTCTGGTGGCCAGCGCCAGCAGCCGCTGCTGGGCGCCGTCGTGCAGGTCGCGCTCCAGTCGGCGCCGCTCGTGCAGGCCGGCCTCGACCAGCCGGGCCCGGGAGGCCCGCACGGCGTCAAGCTGGGCGGCCACCGTGGCGTGCAGCTGGGCGTTCTCCAGGGCCATGGCGCTCGCGCGCACGGCCGCCTCGACCAGGTCGCGGTTGCGGCGCATGGCCGGTGCGGCGGCGATCACCGCCAGCGGCGCCCCGACCGCGGTCCGCACCGCCATGATCAGCTCCGGCGCGCCGGGTGGTGGTGGGGGCCGGACCGCCCCGTCGGCGTCGACGTGGTGGTCCTCCCCGGGCAGCCACAGGTGGATCTCGGCGGATCCGTCGTGCAGCGCCGCCCGCAGCGCCGCGCGGACCGCGCGCACGTCCGGCGGGGTGGGCAGCGTCGCGAGGAGCTGAGCGATGCGGGCCCGGACGAACACCCGGCGCAGCACCGCCGCCGCGAACGCCAGGGGGATCGTCAGCAGGGTGAGGGAGATGACGACGAACTCGGGCCCGACGTCGCCGTTGCTCGGGTTGTAGACGAAGAAGTTCACCGTCGCCGCGAGGACGAACGCCAGCAGCAACGCGAGCGCCACCGGCCGGAAGACCCGCCGGTCCAGCTCGGAGTACCGCCGCAGCCGCCCGCGGACGACGAGCAGGAAGGCGCCGGCGAGCACGAGGGTCAGGCCGTCGAGGATCCAGACCACCGTGTCGAACGCTCCGTGGCCGATCGGCTCGCCATACCACCAGACGTCGGGGTGCCCGGAGTAGCCGAACCACTCCGGCCGCCCGATGCCGATCAGCCCGAGGTTCGCCAGCGGAATGACGAGCACCGCGCTGCCCAGCAGCGCCCGTTCACCGTTGTTCTGCAGCCGCCCGGTCGGGTAGCGCAGCACGCCCCAGCCGAGGCAGACCCAGAAATGGGTGTAGGCGAACGTCGACACGAGCGCGGACGGGCCGGCGTCCCAGCTTGCCGTCCACGACAGCGGCCACAGCAGCCCGCCCAGGACCAGCGCCGCGGTGACGCTGCCCAGCGACTCCTCGCCGTTGAGCATGGCGGCGGTGAGCACGAACGCGAGCGCCACGAAGACGTTGAGGGTCGCGAAGAGCGGGCTGTGGCCGAAGGAGGGCCACTGGCACGCGATCGCACCAGCGGTGGTGGCGGAGCCGCCGATCGCCAGACACCACTGGCGGTGGCGGGCGGCGCACGCGGACAGTCGACCGGGCAGACGCGGATGCGGCACGTCAGTCGACGTTATGTAGCCAGGATCTCACCCGGCAAGCGTCGCACACGCCCATTGTCGGATTGCGGGTTACCCCCCACTCCCTGCCAGGAGATCCCCCGATGAACTGTGGAGATCTCCCCGAAGTCAGCGCGTGCGCGGCGGTGGAACCTGGTGGCACGGATCGGTGTCGTCGGTGATCGCATCCGGATGCAGGACACCGTGCCGTGCGGGGGTCGGCTGCCGCCGGGGGGCGGCCGGCCCCTTTTCGTCCTCTTGGCGACGCATCCCCCGAAATCACCCTTTCTTCGGTCCCCCGGACGAGTACCGTCAGAAGATGGAGACCGAGACGGCGAGCGACGCCGAACTCGCGTCCGCGCTGCGGCTGTCGGTGATGCGCCTTTCCCGACGAATGCGCCAGGAGCGGTCGAGTCAGCTCACCCCCACGCAGACCTCCGCGCTGGCATCGCTGGAGCGCCACGGCCCGATGACGCTCGGGGAGATCGCGGCGCACGAGCGCGTGCAGCCGCCGTCGATGACGCGTGTCATCGCGCATCTCGCGGTCGCCGGGCTGGTCGAGCGCCGCCCGCACCCCACCGACGGGCGGCAGGTGATCGCCGAGGTCACCGCGAAGGGGCGGTCGCTGCTCAGTGACGATCGCCGGCGCCGGGACGAGTGGCTGACCGACCGGCTCGCGGCGCTGTCGGCGGAGGAGATCGCCGCCCTGACCCGGGCTGCGCCGATCCTGGACGCCCTCGCCGGCTCGTAGCCGCGTCACGGTGGGACCCGGCTGCCTCACAGGTCGACCCGGCCACCTCACAGCTCGACCCAGCCGCCCCGCCGGCGGGAGGTGCCGGCCGCGGCGATGAGCCGGTTCGCGGTGAGCAGGTCGTGGAAGGTGGCGCCCCGCACCAGCCGCGCATCGTCGAGTTCGGTGGCCCGCACGACGTCGTAGGTGGCCTCCATCAGCCCGGGCCGGGCGGTCGGCGGGGTGGGCATCAGCAGGTCACGCACGCCGGCGTCGTCCTGGCGGCGGACGCGGCGGCCCTGGACGACGATGCGGCCGGCGTCTCCGCACACCGTGATGGTGGCGGTGTCCAGATTGCCGCCCATCCGTTCGTTGATCAGCACGGTGGCGCCGCTGGCGGAGAGCAGGGCCAGGGTCACGGGCGCGTCGGGCGTCAGCGTGGCGGCGGGCATCGCGGCGGGATCGGCGCAGACCGCGAGGATCTCCCCGCACCAGCGCATCGCGAGATCGATGATCTCGACTCGGCCGGTCGAGCCGGTCGGCGCGCCGACAACGGTCATCTGGGTGAGCCGGCCCAGCGACGCAACCGTGGCCGCGACGTGGGTCGCCGCCGGCCAGGCCCGCCCGTCCAGGGCCACCACGTGGGCGAGATCGCCCTCCTCGGCCAGGTCGGCGACGGCCCGCAGCGTCTCCGCCTCGGCGGTGGCGGGGCCGGCGAGCAGCACGTGCAGGCCGATCTCGGCCGCCCGCCGGGCGACGATGTCCGAGCCGGGCGGTGGGGTCTCCACGCAGACGGCCTCGATGTCGTCCGAGAGCAGGGCGAGCAGGTCGGCGTAGGCGCGGGGGACCCCCGCCTCGGCCGCCCAGGCCAGCGATTCCAGCGGCTCCGGGGCGAGCAGGCCGACGACCGCGACCCCGGCGTCGCGCAGGACCTCGGCCGTCGTGCTGTCGGAGCCGTCGGTGACCAGGGCCATCGCGAGCGGCAGGTCGGGCTGGCGGCGGCGGACGAGCCGCCGCAGTTCCCGCCAGCTCGCGGACAGTGCCGGATCACGCGGTGGCACCAGCTCGGGGAGCGTCGTCACGGCTCTGATAGTGCCCCCGGGCCGCCCGTGGTGGTCGGCGATGGCCGCGATTGCCGCGGAGAGCGGACAGCGTTGCCGCGTGTCAATCAGGGTTGACACCGCTTCATGTGTCAACGTAGGTTGACGGCCATGAACATGACCGCCACGAAGCTCGCCGGGGCGGCCTCCGACGACGACCCCCGGGTGGGTCTCGCCGCCGTCGCCTCGTTGCGAGCCCTGTTGGAGTCACTCGAGGAGCTCCAGGTCGCCAGCGCCCGGCACAAGGGCTGGTCCTGGCAGGAGATCGCCGACGTGCTCGGCGTGAGCCGGCAGGCCGCGCACAAGAAGTACGGGCGCCGATTCGGAAAGGGGAGGTAAGCGGTGTTCGAGAAGTTCACGCCGCAGTCCCGCGAGGTCGTGCGCGCCGCGACCCGGGTCGCGGCGGCCTTCGACCACGACCGGGTGCACAGCGGCCACCTGCTGTTCGCCATCGTCACCGAGGGCGGTGCCGTCGGGCGTGCCCTGACCGGCCTCGGGCTCGACGAACCGTCGCTGCGGACCGAGCTGCACGGATCCCGGGTGCTCTCCCGTGGCGGCCGGGAGGTGGACACCGACGCGCTCGCGGCGATCGGGGTGGACTACGAGGCCATCCGGGCCGCCGCCGACGAGCGGTTCGGCGCCGGCGTGCTGGGACTGACGATGGTCCGTAAGGTCCCCCGGCGGTCGTGGTGGCGGCGGCGCCCACGGGCGCGCGGTCCGCGCTTCTCCGCCGAGGCGGCGCGGGCGTTGGAACGCGCCGTGCGGTTCGCGGCTGCCCGCGGCGACGGGGATCTCACGCCGCTGCACCTGCTGCTGGGGATGCTCGCCGACCAGTTCTCGCTGGCCGCCGGGATCATCGTGCGCCGCGGGACGAGCCTGGACCAGGTCCGGTTCGCGGCGACGGAGGCGGCGGACGGCGCCGACCCGGGAGCGCGGGGCTGACCGCCCGGCTGTTCGTGGCCGCCGTGCCGCCGGCGGCGGTGACCGACGCGTTGTGCACCGCGGTGCACCGGGCCCGCGCGGCCGCCCCCGAGCTGCGCTGGTCGGCGCCCGACCGGTGGCACGTCACCCTCGCCTTCCTCGGCCAGGTGCCGGACGATCGGCGCGGCGACCTGGACGCCCGGCTCGCGCGGGTGGCCCGGCGGCACGGCCCGATCGCCGTCGAGACCGTCGGCGGCGGTCACTTCGGTGACCGGGTGCTGTGGACGGCGGTGCGGCCCCGATCCACGACGGCAGCTCCTGGTCCCACGACGGCAGCGCCCGGGCCCACGATGACCCGGTCTGGGCCCGCGACGGCGCCGGCCGGGGCGCTTGGGGCGCTTGCGGCCGGCGTGCGGCGGGCAGCCGAGCGGGCCGGCGCCGCCGCCGGGGCGGACGACCGGCCGCTGCGGGCGCACCTGACGCTCGCCCGGGTGCCCGACCGCAGCCACCGTGGGCTCGGTCCGCTGGTCGAGCTGCTGCGGGCCGACGTGGAGCCGCTGCCGTGGACCGTCGACCGGCTGGTGCTGATGCGCAGCGTCGACGGCGGCCCGGGCGCCGCCCCGGTCTACCGGGAGGAGGCGTCCTGGGCGCTCACCGGCCGATGAGGGCCGGCCTCAGGACGCCACGGCCGGGTCGAGCGGGCGGTAACGGTAGCCCACCCGGCGGACCGTCTCGATCCGGTACCGGTGCTCGGGGCCGAGCTTGCGCCGCAGCCGGGTCACGAGGACGTCGACCGTGCGCACGTCCGGGGAGGTCTCGTCGTCGGCCTGGTGTCCCCAGACCGACGACAGCAGCGCCTGCCGGCTGTGCGCCTGCCCGGGGTGGTGGACGAAGAAGTCCAGCACCTCGAACTCGAGGTAGGTCAGCTGCAGCGCCCGCCCGTCCACGGTCGCGAGCCAGGCGGTCCGGTCGATCCACACCCCCGAGCGGGGCGGGGCCTGGACGGGCGCGTGGTGGTCGGGCCGAGCCGGCGCCGCGCTCGCCCGGACGTGAACCGGGGCGGGCGCGGGCTGCCGGGGGAGGGTCGCCGCCGTCCCGACGGGCGTGCGCGGCGGCGTGGTCACCAGGCGCGGCCGGTACGGGAGGGTGGTCGTCTGCGGGGGCATCGCTGGCCTTTCGGTCAGTGGTTCTCCCGGTCGCCGGGAGCTGTGGGCGCGGGGCCGGGTGGGCTTGTGGAGCCGGGTGGGCCGTGGACCCTGGAGCCGTATCGGGCCTTGGAGTCGGGTCGGGCCTTGGAGCCGTATCGGGCCCTGGAGTCGGGTCGGGCCCTGGAGTCGGGTCGGGCCCTGGGCCGGGGCGGAAATCCTGAGCGGGCGGTGGCGGCGGGGCTGGTCCCGGCCTCGCTTTCGGCGGGCGCGGGCCAGGGGCCGGACAGCGCTCGGGCACCGCGACGATGGGGCGGCCGAGCTGGGGTGGACCGGGGCGCGACGTCGACGGTGCCGGGCGTCCTCGCCGGTGGCGTGAAGGGATGTGATGCCATCGCGACGACGGGTGCGCCTGATCGACTACGGGCCCGTGGCGAGGACGGCGGGCCCAGGCAGGCGGGGCCGGCGCACCGGGCCGGGAACCGGAGCCCTTGCGGCGCCGGCCGGCCCGCAGGCGCGGATGCCGGGTGGTGCGGCTGGTGGCTGCCTGTCAGACAGCCGGACAGGCAGCCGAGGCGACGCGGAGCAGATCGATATGGCTCCGGGTGACCAGGATCAGCCGCTTCAACACAAGAGCAACGGAAGCACACTGCTCCGGTCGCCGCCAAGAGAATAAAAGTGTGACTTGCTTCACATGGTGTTATGGGATGGATCGAACGGGTGGCAGCGAAGGCCTGGAACGGCGGGTCCGCGCGGATGCTCGGCGAGGGTCTCCGGGCGGGCGGCGGGGTCCGCGTCCATCCGATTCGGACCAGTTCGTCCGGAATCTGGCGCGTCGTGCCGCCGGCCCGAGCGAAGTCGATTTTTCCGGTGGGGAAGGCGGAATATACTGGTGGATCGTTCGGCATCCGCTGGTCGGGGACGCGACGCGGCCGAGAACAGGAGATCTCATGGCGCTGCCTGATTTCCTCGTGATCGGCGCGCCGGACGCGGGCATGGAGATCCTCCTCGCTGACCTGCGACGCTGCCCGGCCGTCTTCCTCCCCGCCACCGAGCTGACTCCGCCTACCGAGCTGACTCCGCCTACCGGGCTGACTCCGCCTACCGAGCCCACTCCGCCCGCCGAGCGAGCCTTGGGTACCGGGCTCACTGCGCCTGCCGCTCTCGCCCCGCCCGCCGAGCGAGCCTCGGGTGCCGCAACGCCACAGGGCGGTGCGGGGGCGTGGGGCCCGGAGGCGGCGCGGCGCCGGGCGCGGTTCGAGGCCCTGGTCGACCCGGCGCCCGCGGGCGTCCTACGCGGCGTCAGCGCTCCCTACCACCTGGCGGACTTCACGGCCCTGCGGCACCTGCACGAGGTGCTGCCCTACGTGCGGCTCATCGCCCTGCTGCGGGATCCGGCGGCGCGGGCCCACGCGCACTGGCTGCGCATGCGCGCGTCCGGCCTGGAGCCCATCGTCGACTTCGAGGCAGCCCTGGCGGCGGAGGCGGAGCGGGCCTGCACCCTCTCGTCCTGGCCGTGGCGGTATCTGGCCCTTGGCCGATACGGGGCCCAGGTGCAGCGCCTGTACACCCTCTTCGCACGCCAGCAGGTGCTGCTCGTGCCCTACCCCGAGCTGAGCACGGATCCGGCGAGGGCACTGGGTCACGTCCACCGCTTCCTCGGTCTCGGCCGCCACCGCGATCCCGCCGGTGTCGATCGTGCGTACCGTCCCGCCGAGGTCCCGGTCGAGAGGTGTGGCGACCTGGTCGCCCCGGGGTGCGCCGAGCCGGCGGTGGCGGCCGCTGCGCGGCGGCTCGATCCGGCCGTGGCCGCGCGGCTGCACGCCGGCTTCGGCGCCGATCTCGACCTGCTCGACCAGGTGACGGGACGGCGCTGGGCGCTCCGTCCGGCCCCGGACTGATCGCCGCACGGCTCTCTCGCCGGCCGAGTCGCCTGACGCCCAGCGCCGCCGGGTCAGCGGAAACCCTGGTGAGAGCGACCGAATCGGGCGCTCGGACGGCCTCGGGCACGGTGCGGGGGAGGACGCCCTGGATCTGCCCGGCCACGTGACTCGTGACTGGTGACTGGTATCCGTTTGTCGACTGGTGTCTGTTTGTGGGCTGGTGCCTTTTTGTGGGCTGGTGCCTGTTCGGCGACTGGTGGTCGTCGGTGGTCGTGACCCGGCCTGTCCCGTCCGCCGACCTGGGTCGGCCGACGGACGGGACCCGGCGTCACCCGGTGAAACTGAGGTCGATGACCTGGTAGAAGCCCTTGGGGGTGTCGGCGACCTCCCAGACGCTGAGCAGGACGTGATAGCCCTGCCGCTGCGGTAGCTCGATCGTGTGCCGGGTCGGGTTCGCCGGAACGAGGTCGTCGGCCGACCAGTAGGGCTGGCCGCTGTTCTGGACCTGATGGAAGGGGTTCGGCTCGAACTGGGCTCGGCTCAGCGGGGCGTTCGGATCCCAGCCCTCGCGGGTCAGGAAGTAGTTCCACCGTCGCGTCTTGTGCGGGGCGTGGAAGCTCCAGGTGATGGTGAGCTGCTGGCCGGCGGCGACGGAGTGCTTCTGCCAGTCCGATCCCGGCTTGTCCAGTTCGGCGGCAAAATCCTGGCCGGCGCTGGCAATCTTCCCGTCGGCGGGCGGGGAGTCGTTGCGGACATCGTCGGCCGCGAACGGATCGGCCAGCCCGGCCTGCGTGGCCGGGAAGAACTTCCCTGATTCCAGGCCTGCGGACTGCCATTCGGCCAGATAGATGTGCGCGCGGGAGGCCGGCTCGGAGACGGTACCGTGCCGCGGCGCCACTTTACTCTGAGTCATGGTGTAACGGTAGCGTCGGACCTCTTGTTTTGCATTCCTGGAACATGGGAAGCAGATGGCTTCCACGGTGATTTTCCTGGAAACTCGCCCGAGCCATTTCCGGCGTTTCCGCGGAATGCCCAGGACCGGGCTCGGGTGCCGCGTTCCGGTCGAGCGGGGGCGTCCCGGCGGTTCCGGCCCACGGGCGCCGGGTACCGTCGGGCGGGATGAGTGCGTCAGCGAACAGCGACCCCGCCGCGGGCATCGCCGCCGGGCCGGCCTCGACCGACCCGCCGGCGCCCCAGCCCCTGCCCTACGACGGCGTCGTCTCCGTCGCCGTCGGCACGGTGCTGTGGGCCGTCGCCGCGCTGGTCATGCTGGTGTTCCTCGGCGATCTGCGCGACGACGGCCATCTGTGGTGGCTGGCCACCGCGATCTGCGGCTTCGGGCTCGGGCTCGCCGGGCTGTGGATCGTGATCCGCCGCCGCAACCGGCTGCGGGGCCGGCAGGGATAGCCGGCCCTCGCCGCTCACGTCTCGTCGAGATCGTCCTCCGCCGCGCGGAAGGCCGCGCCCGCCGGGTCGCGCAGCTCCGCGGCGAGCGCGTGCCGCCGGTCCCACTGGCCGCCCCGCCAGGCCAACGCCCGGGCCAGCGCGTCCGGGCCGGCATCGGCATCGACGTGCACCTCGCCGCCGATCCCGCCGAGCACGCGCCACGGCACCCTCGTCGACCGGCCGGTCAGGTCCTCGACCAGCAGCGGGCGGTGCACGCGGTACGGGGTGCCGTCCGGCGCCCGCCGCGGCTCGCCGTCCGGTCCGTCCGGGCCCCACCCGGCCCCGTCGGCTCCAGCCCCGTCGGCTCCAGCTTCGTCGGCTCCAGCTTCGTCGGCGTCGGCCTCGTCGGCCGCGATCTCGCAGGGCGCGATCTCCGTGGCCAGCGGCACCCCGAGGACGTGGGCGACCTCGGCCGCACGGTCCAGCGGCAGCCGCAGCGCGCCCCGACCGGTACCCAGCAGGCCCAGCAGGTCGGGCGCGTCCACGACGACGGCCTGCCCACTCGGCACGACCCCCTCGGGGGTTCGCACGGTCAGCGGCGGGTCGAACCGCTCGCCGCCCGCGGACCGGTCCGGTGTCGCGAGCACCTGGGCCACGGCGTCGACCGCGGCGATGTAGAGCGTCCGCGCCGCCGGCCAGGGAACGTCCCGGTCGGCGTCGCCCAGCCGGTCGAGCAGGTCCATGACCGCGCCGAGGTCGCCGAGGACGTCGTCGAGGGTGAGCCGGGCGCCGAGGTGGCGCAGGAACTCGTCGTCGACGCCGGCCAGCGGGGCGGCGGGCGCGAACAGGCCGGCGAGCAGCGGATCTGCGGCGGGCAGCAGCAGCTCGCGCGGCGGCAGCACCCGGCCGGTGCCCGCCACG from Frankia alni ACN14a harbors:
- a CDS encoding sensor histidine kinase, whose protein sequence is MPHPRLPGRLSACAARHRQWCLAIGGSATTAGAIACQWPSFGHSPLFATLNVFVALAFVLTAAMLNGEESLGSVTAALVLGGLLWPLSWTASWDAGPSALVSTFAYTHFWVCLGWGVLRYPTGRLQNNGERALLGSAVLVIPLANLGLIGIGRPEWFGYSGHPDVWWYGEPIGHGAFDTVVWILDGLTLVLAGAFLLVVRGRLRRYSELDRRVFRPVALALLLAFVLAATVNFFVYNPSNGDVGPEFVVISLTLLTIPLAFAAAVLRRVFVRARIAQLLATLPTPPDVRAVRAALRAALHDGSAEIHLWLPGEDHHVDADGAVRPPPPPGAPELIMAVRTAVGAPLAVIAAAPAMRRNRDLVEAAVRASAMALENAQLHATVAAQLDAVRASRARLVEAGLHERRRLERDLHDGAQQRLLALATRLGLARTKATDPDTISAIEAAREDLRHALADLRSLARGIHPAVLSQGGLLPALEVVTAALPVEVELDVPAARFEAVLEAGAYYTICEALTNTVKHAGASRARVAVRHDGSVVRIDVSDDGKGGATAVEGGGLAGLTDRVRALGGALVIVSPSGGGTRLTASIPC
- a CDS encoding response regulator transcription factor, with the protein product MRVAIADDSTLFREGLAMLLTAAGAEVVAQASTAEDLLQGLGRSRPDAVILDIRMPPTYTDEGLVAAERIRAQHRTIAVLVLSTYAETPYALRLLGDGSGGLGYLLKDRVDDVGALQDALRRVIDGRLVLDEEIVAGLLAHRRRADELARLTPRERTVLAHMAEGRSNQGIGARLHLAPKTVENHIAGVFSKLGMPASADDNRRVLAVLTWLRSAAAGPGEPGAVAAAPAGPSSGITPGTRSTSGSGHQSGFSPFG
- a CDS encoding Clp protease N-terminal domain-containing protein, producing MFEKFTPQSREVVRAATRVAAAFDHDRVHSGHLLFAIVTEGGAVGRALTGLGLDEPSLRTELHGSRVLSRGGREVDTDALAAIGVDYEAIRAAADERFGAGVLGLTMVRKVPRRSWWRRRPRARGPRFSAEAARALERAVRFAAARGDGDLTPLHLLLGMLADQFSLAAGIIVRRGTSLDQVRFAATEAADGADPGARG
- a CDS encoding sulfotransferase domain-containing protein, giving the protein MALPDFLVIGAPDAGMEILLADLRRCPAVFLPATELTPPTELTPPTGLTPPTEPTPPAERALGTGLTAPAALAPPAERASGAATPQGGAGAWGPEAARRRARFEALVDPAPAGVLRGVSAPYHLADFTALRHLHEVLPYVRLIALLRDPAARAHAHWLRMRASGLEPIVDFEAALAAEAERACTLSSWPWRYLALGRYGAQVQRLYTLFARQQVLLVPYPELSTDPARALGHVHRFLGLGRHRDPAGVDRAYRPAEVPVERCGDLVAPGCAEPAVAAAARRLDPAVAARLHAGFGADLDLLDQVTGRRWALRPAPD
- a CDS encoding putative leader peptide codes for the protein MKQVTLLFSWRRPEQCASVALVLKRLILVTRSHIDLLRVASAACPAV
- a CDS encoding Gfo/Idh/MocA family oxidoreductase, with the protein product MTTLPELVPPRDPALSASWRELRRLVRRRQPDLPLAMALVTDGSDSTTAEVLRDAGVAVVGLLAPEPLESLAWAAEAGVPRAYADLLALLSDDIEAVCVETPPPGSDIVARRAAEIGLHVLLAGPATAEAETLRAVADLAEEGDLAHVVALDGRAWPAATHVAATVASLGRLTQMTVVGAPTGSTGRVEIIDLAMRWCGEILAVCADPAAMPAATLTPDAPVTLALLSASGATVLINERMGGNLDTATITVCGDAGRIVVQGRRVRRQDDAGVRDLLMPTPPTARPGLMEATYDVVRATELDDARLVRGATFHDLLTANRLIAAAGTSRRRGGWVEL
- a CDS encoding MarR family winged helix-turn-helix transcriptional regulator; the encoded protein is METETASDAELASALRLSVMRLSRRMRQERSSQLTPTQTSALASLERHGPMTLGEIAAHERVQPPSMTRVIAHLAVAGLVERRPHPTDGRQVIAEVTAKGRSLLSDDRRRRDEWLTDRLAALSAEEIAALTRAAPILDALAGS
- a CDS encoding DUF2530 domain-containing protein is translated as MSASANSDPAAGIAAGPASTDPPAPQPLPYDGVVSVAVGTVLWAVAALVMLVFLGDLRDDGHLWWLATAICGFGLGLAGLWIVIRRRNRLRGRQG
- a CDS encoding winged helix-turn-helix domain-containing protein; this encodes MPPQTTTLPYRPRLVTTPPRTPVGTAATLPRQPAPAPVHVRASAAPARPDHHAPVQAPPRSGVWIDRTAWLATVDGRALQLTYLEFEVLDFFVHHPGQAHSRQALLSSVWGHQADDETSPDVRTVDVLVTRLRRKLGPEHRYRIETVRRVGYRYRPLDPAVAS
- a CDS encoding helix-turn-helix transcriptional regulator — its product is MNMTATKLAGAASDDDPRVGLAAVASLRALLESLEELQVASARHKGWSWQEIADVLGVSRQAAHKKYGRRFGKGR
- a CDS encoding lytic polysaccharide monooxygenase auxiliary activity family 9 protein yields the protein MTQSKVAPRHGTVSEPASRAHIYLAEWQSAGLESGKFFPATQAGLADPFAADDVRNDSPPADGKIASAGQDFAAELDKPGSDWQKHSVAAGQQLTITWSFHAPHKTRRWNYFLTREGWDPNAPLSRAQFEPNPFHQVQNSGQPYWSADDLVPANPTRHTIELPQRQGYHVLLSVWEVADTPKGFYQVIDLSFTG
- a CDS encoding 2'-5' RNA ligase family protein; amino-acid sequence: MAAVPPAAVTDALCTAVHRARAAAPELRWSAPDRWHVTLAFLGQVPDDRRGDLDARLARVARRHGPIAVETVGGGHFGDRVLWTAVRPRSTTAAPGPTTAAPGPTMTRSGPATAPAGALGALAAGVRRAAERAGAAAGADDRPLRAHLTLARVPDRSHRGLGPLVELLRADVEPLPWTVDRLVLMRSVDGGPGAAPVYREEASWALTGR